In Oryza brachyantha chromosome 1, ObraRS2, whole genome shotgun sequence, the following are encoded in one genomic region:
- the LOC102715259 gene encoding piezo-type mechanosensitive ion channel homolog isoform X2 yields the protein MYFWFANLGRRHANVLLRGSVFRTFSINFFTYGFPVLLLALSLWSFNFTSICAFGLLAYVGYILYAFPSLFEMHRLNGSLLVFILLWAASTYIFNVAFTFFNKRFQKDMMIWETIGLWHYSIPGLFLLAQFCLGVFVALCNLVNNSVFLYTTEGGASSSDDHLIDEKEDTMVLIVATLAWGLRKLSRAITLMLLFLLVVKPGFIHAVYMCFFLVFLLNHSIKKGLRQILVLFCEVHFSVLYILQLDLVSNALERSGSLTMEVLSQLGLSNNSTTKDFMEIGSIVCFCAVHSHGFKMLFALSAVLRHTPCPPVGFTILKAGLNKSVLLSVYNTQNSRNGQADRSTHEKKIASYLSKIGQKFLWVYRSYGTYVAFLTILLTLYLVTPNYISFGYLFFLLVWIIGRQLVEKTKRRLWFPLKVYATVVFIFTYCLSVSPLFAELVSKFVKLYPDLGFDSEASLLKNVWQSLAVLVVMQLYSYERRQNSDKNFGVSDASESGLLGFLRRLLIWHSEKILSAAVFYACLSSICLSGLIYLLGLIMFSILPKVSRIPSKVYLVYTGLLATSEYLFQMLCEPAQMCPGQLFHDWSVFLGLKHYDSGFWGVEYGLRAKVLVIVACTIQYNVFHWLDLMQTSLIHEGNWEEPCQLFISGDTSSSARGENEENHSSNKFSLLFSKVQGLIGSSSSLSQSSGNTYQTSEPVQNETSGSDEGKRYSFAKIWGMPKESHKWDKRRIIALKRERFETQKTTFKCYMRFWMENLFKLRGLEINMIVLLLASFTLLNVISIFYITCLVVCILMNRDLIQKLWPLFVFLFASVLVLEYFALWKEGIPWLQGTNDIEVHCRECWKNSRIFFEYCSKCWLGLIADDPRMLISYYVVFIFSSFKLRSDRLSGFSDSDTYHQMMSQRKNALVWRDLSLETKSFWTFLDYIRLYAYCHLLDIVLALIAITGTLEYDVLHLGYLGFALVFFRMRLEILKKKNRIFKYLRMYNFALIVLSLAYQSPYFGQFSSGKCDQIDYIYEIIGFYKYDYGFKITSRSAFVEIVIFLLVSIQSYIFSSGEFDYVSRYLEAEQIGAMVHEQEKKALKKTEQLQHLRRSEERKRERNMQVERMKSEMYNLQSQLNRMNSFTPINNASHSEGLRRRRNTKLYTDNDTLLEVSAIGSPTKENKTGNTDSFHSFEFSVEDAQKNLTDSMFRTPYDTPRSPIMGTSDELKLTDNARNSLGERSEITELGENEGKVNPNLLKPLNVRGGVKENPLKSAVQLIGDGVSQVQSFGNQAVTNIVSFLNIDPEEQCSSEHPTEGDIYDMVESQRETHDGQLLRTHSVTSGTGTKSSANMPIGVIFRYIWYQMRSNYDYVCYCCFILVFLWNFSLLSMVYLGALFLYALCVNYGPSYLFWVVVLIYTELNILSQYIYQIVIQHCGLNIHVPLLQRLGFPDDKIKASFVVSILPLFLVYISTLLQSSITAKDGEWVPVTEFSFLSARNSVEETHCMPYYNWRDRLKNIHLPVMNLIKMIGTGISRYWMSLTQGAESPPYFVQVTMEVNHWPEDGIQPERIESAINRVLAIAHEERCQSNSPSSCHSCSRVRIQSIERSKENSSMALAVLEVVYAAPLDCQLAGWYKSLTPAANVEKEIHESQKAGLFEDVNFPYPVLSVIGGGKREIDLYAYYFGADLAVFFLVAMFYQSVLKNKSEFLEVYQLEDQFPKEFVFILMVLFFLIVVDRIIYLWSFATGKVIFYLFNLVLFTYSVTEYAWGMELVHRSVGGLVLRAIYLTKSISLALQALQIRYGIPNKSNLYRQFLTSKVTQVNYFGFRLYRALPFLYELRCVLDWSCTTTSLTMYDWLKLEDIYASLFLVKCDAILNRANHQQGEKQTKMTKFCSGICLFFVLICVIWAPMLIYSSGNPTNIANPIIDVSVKIDIKALGGRLTFFKTTACEKIPWKYMRAYDDVDPLDYLGAYNVEDIQLICCQPDASTMWLIPAPVQSRFIQSLEETEMFFGKMELILNWDFLRARPKGKELVKYESPVDHSPSVDDVKQVLNGTRNSFRITDAYPRYFRVTGSGEVRRLEASIDSVSGELLLNNGTPPWWSFYDTNPSDRAGCQGLNGPMAIVVSEETPQGIIGETLSKFSIWSLYITFVLAVARFIRLQCSDLRMRIPYENLPSCDRLLDICEGIYAARAEGELEVEEVLYWTLVNIYRSPHMLLEYTKPD from the exons GTTTTGCTGCTTGCCCTTTCCCTTTGGAGTTTCAATTTTACCAGTATCTGTGCATTTGGTCTTCTAGCTTATGTTGGATACATTTTATATGCTTTTCCTTCCTTATTTGAAATGCACCGGTTGAATGGGTCACTCCTAGTTTTCATTCTTCTGTGGGCAGCCAGCACATATATCTTCAATGTGGCGTTCACATTCTTCAATAAAAGATTTCAAAAG GATATGATGATTTGGGAGACCATTGGGCTCTGGCACTATTCTATTCCTGGATTATTTCTTCTTGCACAGTTCTGCCTTGGTGTCTTTGTAGCATTGTGTAATCTTGTAAACaattctgtttttctttacaCTACGGAGGGGGGAGCATCATCTAGCGATGATCACCTCATTGATG AGAAGGAAGATACAATGGTTTTGATTGTAGCAACTCTAGCATGGGGTCTACGCAAGCTTTCACGTGCAATTACTTTGATGCTACTGTTTCTCCTTGTGGTGAAACCTGGATTTATTCATGCTGTTTATA tgtgTTTTTTCCTGGTGTTTCTGTTGaatcattcaatcaaaaaGGGACTGCGCCAGATCTTAGTGCTATTCTGTGAGGTTCATTTTTCAGTGTTGTACATTCTTCAACTTGATCTTGTCTCCAATGCTTTGGAGCGTAGTGGTTCTTTAACAATGGAGGTACTCTCGCAGTTAG GCCTTTCAAATAATTCTACGACAAAGGATTTCATGGAAATTGGTTCAATTGTGTGCTTCTGTGCTGTGCATAGTCATGGTTTTAAAATGCTTTTTGCGCTCTCTGCCGTTCTTCGACATACACCTTGTCCTCCTGTTGGGTTCACTATCTTAAAGGCTGGTCTGAACAAGTCAGTTCTGCTATCAGTGTATAACACGCAAAATTCGCGGAATGGTCAAGCTGATCGCAGTACACATG AGAAAAAGATAGCATCATATCTCAGTAAAATCGGCCAGAAGTTTCTTTGGGTGTATCGTTCATATGGAACTTATGTTGCTTTCCTCACAATTCTTTTGACTCTCTACTTGGTGACTCCTAATTATATATCTTTTGGTTACCTTTTCTTCCTTCTGGTTTGGATAATTGGAAGGCAACTTGTGGAGAAGACAAAGAGACGGCTTTGGTTTCCACTAAAAGTATATGCCACTGTGGTTTTTATCTTTACATACTGCCTTAGTGTGTCACCCCTGTTTGCAGAGTTGGTATCCAAATTTGTTAAATTATATCCTGATCTGGGGTTTGATTCTGAGGCCTCGTTGTTGAAGAATGTTTGGCAATCATTGGCTGTTCTAGTAGTGATGCAACTTTATAGCTATGAAAGGCGACAGAACAGTGACAAGAACTTTGGTGTATCTGATGCTTCTGAATCTGGGCTTCTGGGGTTCCTAAGGAGGTTGCTAATTTGGCACAGTGAAAAGATTTTATCAGCTGCTGTGTTCTATGCTTGTCTGTCATCAATTTGTTTATCTGGCCTTATTTATCTTTTAGGTCTTATTATGTTCTCCATTTTACCTAAAGTTTCTCGAATTCCTTCCAAGGTTTACCTTGTGTACACTGGTTTACTTGCTACATCTGAATACCTGTTTCAAATGTTATGTGAACCTGCTCAAATGTGTCCTGGTCAGCTGTTTCATGACTGGTCTGTGTTTCTTGGTTTGAAGCATTATGATTCTGGATTTTGGGGTGTCGAATATGGTCTTAGAGCAAAAGTTTTGGTAATTGTGGCTTGCACCATTCAGTATAATGTTTTCCATTGGTTAGATTTGATGCAAACATCTCTTATACATGAGGGTAATTGGGAAGAACCTTGCCAACTCTTTATCTCTGGTGATACATCTTCGAGCGCTAGGGGCGAGAACGAAGAAAATCATTCATCAAATAAGTTTAGTTTATTGTTTTCAAAAGTTCAAGGTCTAATTGGTAGTAGCTCAAGTTTATCTCAGAGTTCAGGGAACACTTATCAGACATCAGAACCTGTCCAGAATGAGACAAGTGGCTCAGATGAGGGCAAAAGATATTCATTTGCAAAGATTTGGGGAATGCCAAAAGAAAGCCACAAGTGGGATAAGAGAAGGATTATTGCACTGAAAAGAGAAAGATTTGAAACTCAAAAGACAACCTTTAAGTGCTACATGAGATTCTGGATGGAAAATCTCTTTAAATTGCGAGGTCTTGAAATTAACATGATTGTGTTACTATTGGCTAGCTTTACATTGCTGAATGTTATATCAATTTTCTACATCACATGCCTTGTTGTATGTATTCTTATGAACAGAGATCTTATCCAGAAACTCTGGcctctttttgtttttctctttgctTCTGTCCTAGTCCTCGAGTACTTTGCTCTTTGGAAAGAAGGAATACCCTGGTTACAAGGTACCAATGACATTGAAGTCCATTGTCGTGAATGCTGGAAAAATTCAAGGATTTTCTTTGAATATTGCTCAAAATGTTGGCTGG GGCTAATAGCTGATGATCCTCGAATGCTCATTAGCTACTATGTCGTGTTCATCTTTTCCTCTTTTAAGCTACGGTCCGATCGTTTGTCTGGTTTTTCAGACTCAGATACTTATCATCAAATGATGTCACAGAGGAAAAACGCGTTAGTCTGGAGGGATCTCTCATTGGAAACAAAAAGTTTCTGGACTTTCCTTGATTATATTAGGCTTTATGCTTATTGCCACTTATTGGACATAGTTTTGGCATTAATTGCTATTACTGGTACATTGGAGTATGATGTTCTGCACCTTGGATATCTCGGATTTGCTTTGGTTTTCTTCAGAATGAGGCTTGAAATattgaagaaaaagaatagaATATTCAAGTATCTGCGGATGTATAATTTTGCGCTTATTGTTTTGTCACTTGCTTACCAATCTCCTTATTTTGGGCAGTTTAGCTCTGGCAAGTGTGATCAAATTGACtacatttatgaaattattggATTTTACAAGTATGATTATGGTTTTAAGATAACATCACGATCAGCTTTTGTTGAGATAGTTATCTTCCTATTGGTGTCAATTCAATCATACATCTTTAGTTCTGGTGAATTCGATTATGTTTCAAGATACCTAGAGGCTGAACAAATTGGTGCAATGGTCCATGAGCAGGAGAAGAAAGCTTTAAAGAAAACGGAACAGCTCCAGCATCTTCGAAGGTCTGAGGAGCGGAAACGTGAGCGCAACATGCAAGTGGAAAGGATGAAATCTGAGATGTATAATTTACAAAGTCAGCTTAATCGAATGAATTCCTTCACCCCAATCAACAATGCATCCCACAGTGAAGGGTTACGTCGAAGAAGGAATACTAAGTTGTATACCGATAATGACACCCTGTTGGAAGTTAGTGCGATTGGATCACCgacaaaggaaaataagacTGGTAACACAGACTCATTCCATTCCTTTGAGTTCTCCGTAGAAGATGCACAGAAGAACTTGACAGATTCAATGTTCCGGACTCCATATGATACTCCTAGATCACCAATCATGGGGACAAGTGATGAATTAAAGCTGACTGATAATGCTAGAAACTCATTAGGTGAAAGATCTGAGATCACTGAGCTTGGAGAGAACGAGGGCAAAGTGAATCCTAATTTACTAAAACCACTGAATGTAAGAGGGGGAGTTAAGGAAAACCCACTAAAATCTGCCGTGCAATTAATTGGTGATGGTGTCTCCCAAGTTCAGTCATTTGGAAACCAGGCAGTTACAAATATTGTAAGCTTCTTGAACATTGATCCAGAAGAACAATGCTCCAGTGAGCATCCTACAGAAGGTGACATTTATGATATGGTTGAAAGTCAGAGGGAAACACATGATGGCCAATTGTTAAGAACACATTCTGTTACCTCTGGAACTGGCACAAAATCATCTGCAAACATGCCAATTGGTGTAATTTTTCGGTATATATGGTATCAGATGCGAAGTAATTATGATTATGTTTGCTATTGCTGTTTCATTCTGGTTTTCTTGTGGAATTTTAGCTTGCTATCCATGGTTTACCTTGGAGCTCTCTTCTTGTATGCTCTTTGTGTGAACTATGGGCCAAGTTACCTGTTTTGGGTCGTTGTTCTGATCTACACTGAGCTGAACATTCTCTCACAGTATATATATCAGATTGTCATTCAGCATTGTGGTTTGAACATACATGTACCCCTTCTCCAGAGATTAGGTTTCCCTGATGATAAAATAAAGGCATCATTTGTTGTCAGCATATTGCCTCTCTTTCTTGTTTATATATCTACACTCTTGCAGAGCTCTATCACTGCTAAAGATGGTGAATGGGTTCCTGTAACGGAATTCAGCTTTCTCAGTGCAAGAAATAGTGTAGAAGAGACACATTGTATGCCTTACTACAATTGGAGAGATAGACTGAAAAATATTCACTTGCCTGTAATGAATCTCATAAAGATGATTGGGACAGGCATATCTAGATACTGGATGTCATTAACACAAGGGGCGGAATCTCCTCCATATTTTGTGCAAGTTACAATGGAAGTAAACCATTGGCCAGAAGATGGAATTCAACCAGAGAGAATAGAATCAGCTATAAACAGGGTGCTTGCTATAGCTCATGAAGAAAGATGTCAGTCCAACTCGCCTTCATCTTGCCATTCTTGTAGTCGGGTTCGGATTCAAAGTATTGAGCGAAGCAAAGAAAACTCTAGTATGGCTCTTGCTGTACTAGAAGTTGTCTATGCTGCTCCCTTGGACTGCCAATTAGCAGGATGGTACAAATCACTCACTCCAGCAGCTAATGTAGAGAAGGAGATTCATGAATCACAAAAGGCAGGTCTTTTTGAAGATGTAAATTTTCCTTATCCAGTACTCTCTGTGATTGGTGGTGGTAAAAGAGAGATTGATCTTTATGCATATTATTTTGGTGCCGATTTGGcagttttctttcttgttgcCATGTTCTATCAATCtgttcttaaaaacaaaagtgaaTTTTTGGAAGTTTACCAGCTGGAGGATCAGTTCCCCAAAGAGTTTGTTTTCATCCTAATG GTTCTCTTTTTCTTGATTGTGGTTGATCGCATTATATATCTGTGGTCATTTGCCACAGGAAAAGTCATTTTCTATCTTTTCAACCTAGTGCTTTTCACATACTCTGTTACTGAATATGCTTGGGGAATGGAGCTAGTACACAGAAGTGTTGGAGGACTTGTTCTACGTGCTATCTACCTTACAAAATCAATTTCCTTGGCACTTCAGGCATTACAGATTAGATATGGTATTCCCAACAAGAGTAATTTATATCGACAGTTTTTGACTAGCAAAGTTACACAAGTAAATTATTTCGGTTTCCGGCTTTACCGTGCTCTGCCATTCTTGTATGAGCTGCGGTGTGTGCTTGATTGGTCATGTACAACTACATCACTAACAATGTACGATTGGCTTAAG TTGGAGGATATATATGCAAGCTTGTTCCTTGTGAAATGTGATGCAATTTTAAACAGGGCAAATCACCAACAAGGGGAGAAGCAaacaaaaatgacaaaattcTGCAGTGGAATTTGCCTATTCTTTGTACTTATCTGTGTTATCTGGGCACCTATGTTG ATATACAGTAGTGGTAATCCAACAAATATTGCCAACCCTATTATTGATGTAAGTGTTAAGATTGATATAAAGGCTCTTGGTGGTAGGTTAACCTTTTTTAAAACCACTGCCTGTGAAAAGATACCATGGAAATACATGAGGGCCTATGATGATGTTGATCCTCTAGATTACTTGGGAGCATATAATGTTGAGGACATTCAGCTTATCTGTTGCCAACCGGATGCATCGACAATGTGGTTGATACCAGCTCCAGTGCAAAGCAGATTTATTCAATCCCTTGAGGAGACAGAAATGTTTTTTGGAAAGATGGAACTTATTTTGAATTGGGATTTTCTCAGAGCTAGACCAAAAGGGAAAGAACTAGTGAAATATGAGTCCCCTGTTGATCATAGTCCAAGTGTAGATGATGTTAAACAAGTACTAAATGGAACTAGAaatagcttcaggataactgaTGCTTACCCTAGATACTTTCGGGTTACTGGATCAGGTGAAGTGCGACGACTAGAAGCATCG ATAGATTCAGTAAGTGGTGAATTGCTCTTGAATAATGGTACCCCTCCTTGGTGGTCATTCTATGATACAAATCCATCCGATCGCGCTGGTTGTCAAGGGCTTAATGGCCCCATGGCCATTGTTGTATCTGAGGAAACACCTC AGGGTATTATTGGTGAAACACTGAGCAAATTCAGCATTTGGAGTTTGTACATTACTTTTGTGTTAGCTGTTGCAAGATTTATTAGACTACAATGCTCAGACCTGAGGATGAGGATACCTTACGAGAATCTTCCATCTTGTGACAG GTTACTTGACATCTGCGAAGGCATTTATGCGGCACGAGCAGAGGGTGAGTTAGAAGTGGAAGAAGTTCTTTATTGGACATTGGTAAATATATACAGGTCACCTCATATGCTGCTTGAGTATACCAAGCCAGACTAG